One genomic region from Spirosoma sp. KCTC 42546 encodes:
- a CDS encoding energy transducer TonB, with amino-acid sequence MNRITYENEDEIRVKSLAGTVIINVLLIALLLLVKLSQTVPNPPPIQFVEVNFGTESRGSGHIQTRNKASDSPNPEEVKPAEKRPNPKINTTPRIEKTRATPSPKVEDAKPAKTATEKPLIVSKAESPVTTPERPEPKRVESPKATAPAERPVPVAPPKKVETVNNDALFKKSSGGGGSNGTVGKAAGTGGNNNGDDASGVGDKGNPNGKINAKEFYGTPGGAPTGVAFDVSGWSLASRPSISDDSDETGKIVFQIKVDESGDIINVRQLQSTVSPSVSEVYRKAVQRLRLKPKGGATPPTATGTITFIIKSKD; translated from the coding sequence ATGAATCGCATAACCTACGAGAACGAAGACGAAATCCGGGTTAAGTCATTAGCCGGAACCGTTATTATTAACGTCCTCCTGATTGCCTTGTTATTACTGGTAAAGCTATCCCAGACGGTTCCAAATCCACCCCCGATTCAGTTTGTGGAAGTGAACTTTGGTACTGAGTCTCGGGGTAGTGGTCATATTCAAACGCGGAATAAGGCGTCGGATTCGCCGAATCCAGAGGAGGTTAAACCGGCCGAAAAGCGCCCCAATCCCAAAATCAATACAACCCCTCGGATCGAAAAGACCCGGGCTACACCTTCTCCAAAAGTGGAGGATGCGAAACCCGCAAAAACCGCTACTGAAAAGCCATTGATTGTTAGCAAAGCTGAAAGCCCGGTTACTACCCCCGAGCGCCCGGAGCCGAAGCGGGTAGAATCGCCTAAGGCCACGGCCCCGGCCGAACGCCCTGTTCCTGTGGCACCGCCCAAGAAAGTAGAAACGGTTAATAATGATGCCCTCTTTAAAAAGTCATCGGGAGGGGGTGGTTCCAATGGTACGGTCGGGAAAGCAGCCGGTACGGGTGGAAATAATAATGGCGACGATGCCAGTGGTGTTGGGGATAAAGGAAACCCGAATGGTAAAATCAACGCGAAAGAATTTTACGGGACACCGGGAGGGGCTCCAACGGGTGTTGCTTTCGATGTTTCAGGTTGGTCGCTGGCCAGTCGGCCGAGTATAAGCGATGATTCGGATGAAACGGGTAAAATAGTCTTTCAGATTAAAGTGGATGAAAGTGGCGATATTATTAACGTACGTCAGTTACAAAGTACGGTGAGTCCATCGGTAAGTGAAGTGTATCGGAAGGCTGTTCAGCGACTCCGATTAAAACCAAAAGGAGGGGCAACTCCTCCTACGGCTACAGGTACCATTACATTTATTATAAAGTCGAAGGATTAA